The Pan paniscus chromosome 15, NHGRI_mPanPan1-v2.0_pri, whole genome shotgun sequence genome includes a window with the following:
- the PACS2 gene encoding phosphofurin acidic cluster sorting protein 2 isoform X12 yields MQGSKRILRSHEIVLPPSGQVETDLALTFSLQYPHFLKREGNKLQIMLQRRKRYKNRTILGYKTLAAGSISMAEVMQHPSEGGQVLSLCSSIKEAPVKAAEIWIASLSSQPIDHEDSAMQAGPKAKSTDNYSEEEYESFSSEQEASDDAVQGQDLDEDDFDVGKPKKQRRSIVRATSMARQQNFKQKVVALLRRFKVSDEVLDSEQDPAEHIPEAEEDLDLLYDTLDMEHPSDSGPDMEDDDSVLSTPKPKLRPYFEGLSHSSSQTEIGSIHSARSHKEPPSPADVPEKTRSLGGRQPSDSVSDTVALQGVPGPREHPGQPEDSPEAEASTLDVFMERLPPSGRITKTESLVIPSTSRSEGKQAGRRGRSTSLKERQAARPQNERANSLDNERCPDARSQLQIPRKTVYDQLNHILISDDQLPENIILVNTSDWQGQFLSDVLQRHTLPVVCTCSPADVQAAFSTIVSRIQRYCNCNSQPPTPVKIAVAGAQHYLSAILRLFVEQLSHKTPDWLGYMRFLVIPLGSHPVARYLGSVDYRYNNFFQDLAWRDLFNKLEAQSAVQDTPDIVSRITQYIAGANCAHQLPIAEAMLTYKQKRKKHFHFDFTLSPDEESSQKFIPFVGVVKVGIVEPSSATSGDSDDAAPSGSGTLSSTPPSTSPAAKEASPTPPSSPSVSGGLSSPSQGVGAELMGLQVDYWTAAQPADRKRDAEKKDLPVTKNTLKCTFRSLQVSRLPSSGEAAATPTMSMTVVTKEKNKKVMFLPKKAKDKDVESKSQCIEGISRLICTARQQQNMLRVLIDGVECSDVKFFQLAAQWSSHVKHFPICIFGHSKATF; encoded by the exons GTGATGCAACACCCGTCTGAAGGTGGCCAGGTGCTGAGCCTCTGCAGCAGCATCAAGGAGGCCCCCGTCAAGGCGGCCGAGATCTGGATCGCCTCCCTGTCCAGCCAGCCCATTGACCACGAAGACAGCGCCATGCAGGCCGGCCCCAAGGCCAAGTCCACGG ATAACTACTCCGAGGAGGAGTATGAGAGCTTCTCCTCCGAGCAGGAGGCCAGTGACGACGCCGTGCAGGGGCAG GACTTGGACGAGGACGACTTTGACGTGGGGAAACCGAAGAAGCAGCGGAGATCGATTGTAAGAGCGACGTCCATGGCCAGG CAACAGAACTTCAAGCAGAAAGTGGTAGCGCTGCTGCGGAGGTTCAAAGTGTCCGACGAG GTCCTGGACTCGGAGCAGGACCCTGCGGAGCACATCCCCGAGGCAGAGGAGGACCTGGACCTCCTGTATGACACGCTGGACATGGAGCACCCCAGCGACAGCGGCCCCGACATGGAGGATGACGACAGCGTCCTCAGCACCCCCAAGCCGAAGCTGCG GCCATACTTTGAAGGCCTGTCGCACTCGAGCTCGCAGACGGAGATTGGGAGCATCCACAGCGCCCGCAGCCACAAGGAGCCCCCAAGCCCG GCTGACGTGCCCGAGAAGACGCGGTCCCTGGGAGGCAGGCAGCCGAGCGACAGTGTCTCTGACACGGTGGCCCTC CAGGGTGTGCCAGGCCCGAGGGAGCACCCTGGACAGCCTGAGGACAGCCCCGAGGCTGAGGCCTCCACCCTGGATGTGTTCATGGAGAGGCTGCCGCCCAGCGGGAGGATCACCAAGACAGAGTCCCTTGTCATCCCCTCCACCAG TAGGTCCGAGGGGAAGCAGGCTGGCCGACGGGGCCGGAGCACATCCTTGAAGGAGCGGCAGGCAGCACGGCCCCAGAATGAGCGGGCCAACAGCCTGGACAACGAGCGCTGCCCGGACGCCCGGAGCCAGCTACAG ATCCCCAGGAAGACTGTGTATGACCAGCTCAACCACATCCTCATCTCCGATGACCAGCTTCCCGAAAACATCATCCTCGTCAACACCTCGGACTGGCAGGGGCAG TTCCTCTCCGACGTCCTGCAGAGGCACACGCTCCCCGTGGTGTGCACGTGCTCTCCTGCGGATGTCCAGGCGGCCTTCAGCACCATCGTCTCACGGATACAGAGATA CTGCAACTGCAATTCCCAGCCCCCGACCCCCGTGAAGATCGCCGTGGCGGGAGCGCAGCATTACCTCAGTGCCATCCTGCGGCTCTTTGTGGAGCAGCTGTCCCACAAGACACCCGACTGGCTCGGCTACATGCGCTTCCTGGTCATCCCGCTGG GCTCCCACCCCGTGGCCAGGTACCTAGGCTCCGTGGACTACCGCTACAACAACTTCTTCCAGGACCTGGCCTGGAGAGACCTGTTCAACAAGCTGGAGGCTCAGAGTGCGG TACAGGACACGCCAGACATTGTGTCACGCATCACGCAGTACATCGCAGGGGCCAACTGTGCCCACCAGCTCCCCATCGCAGAGGCCATGCTGACCTACAAGCAGAAGAG gaaaaagcattttcattttgaCTTTACCCTAAG CCCTGACGAAGAGTCCTCCCAAAAGTTCATTCCCTTTGTCGGG GTTGTGAAGGTTGGAATTGTGGAGCCATCCTCGGCCACATCAG GCGACTCGGACGACGCGGCCCCCTCGGGCTCTGGCACGCTCTCCTCCACCCCGCCGTCCACATCTCCTGCGGCCAAGGAGGCCtcacccaccccaccctcctcccCGTCGGTGAGCGGAGGCCTGTCCTCCCCCAG ccagGGTGTCGGCGCCGAGCTGATGGGGCTGCAGGTGGACTACTGGACGGCAGCACAGCCTGCGGACAGGAAGAGGGACGCCGAGAAGAAGGACCTGCCTGTCACCAAAAACACGCTCAAGTGCACTTTCCGGTCCCTCCAGGTCAGCAGGCTGCCCAGCAGCGGCGAGGCTGCAGCCACGCCCACCATGTCCATGACCGTGGTCACCAAGGAGAAGAACAAGAAGG TGATGTTTCTGCCCAAGAAAGCGAAGGACAAGGACGTGGAGTCTAAGAGCCAGTGCATTGAGGGCATCAGCCGGCTCATCTGCACTGCCAGGCAGCAGCAGAACATGCTGCGGG TCCTCATCGACGGCGTGGAGTGCAGCGACGTCAAGTTCTTCCAGCTGGCCGCGCAGTGGTCCTCGCACGTGAAGCACTTCCCCATCTGCATCTTCGGACACTCCAAGGCCACCTTCTAG